The DNA sequence CggattgctgctgctgctgggacTCGGGTGGTGGGACAACGGTCAACGTGATACATTCTTCGAAGTCGTCTTCTTGGGCGACGCCGGGTTGTTCGGGAACCGCGATTTGCATGTACAGGCCTTGCACTTCGGACTGGGTGTCTGGGAGCGTGAGGCGCTGGACCGCGTGCAGGGAGATGCTGGGGTAGGGGATTGAGAGGCCCTTTTGGTGGGTTGGGTTGTAGAGGAGGAAtttactatttttattcGTATCCCGTTAGTCTCCTTCTGTTGAAGTGGTTTGTAGTTTTAAACTAGATGTTTTTCTTACTCGGAAGTCACCCAGACGTCTACGCCATCAATGACGAtctccttgccctcggcGTCGGAGCCGTTTTGGTTCTCTGTTCCGTTTGCGGTGGGTGTCGCGTCTGCGCTGCGGAGGGAGTTTAGGATTGGGTTGGCTTGGAGCTCGTGCTCGAGGATGGATAGCTTGCAGTGCTTGCTGTGGTAGTGGAGGACTGCGGGGCCGGAGTGGAAGGAGGATGGCGTGCGCGACTGGTGGTCGGcgaggaggacgaaggaggaggttTCTGGTGGTGTTTGGAGGGGttccatctttgtcttttttggGTTTGTTTGAGAAGTTGTTAGGGGTGTTGAGGGTTGTTTGCTTGAGGGAGGTTTAGTTGGCGGTGGTTTAATATTTCTGCCGGGGAATTTGGCGGAGGTTAAGCTTTGATATGGGAGAAGGCGGAGGGGCTTCCTGGGTGGGGGAAGTTCGCCTTGCCTTTGATAcaatttttctttggataAATGATGACACGATGGGTTAGTTTATAGCATAGGGAGAGTGAGGGTCATAACGTATTAAATATAGTTTGTATAATACACTTTCTTCATTGAGTACAAACATATGGAACCGCAGACACCGGATATTGAATATCTCTGAGATAAGGTCAAGACTGGGCCCAACTTGTACAGGATATTTCCCCACATAAAATTATTCTTTAACCTTATAGTATCCTTCCTGTATACGGCCGACTCTACGCGATAGTGCGGTGTGGCGAGCTTCGTCCGTGCTGAGGCCGCAGGATCCTGACATGCCAAAGCTCTGCAATCTGCATACGGGGTGCAGCTGAATCTGCAGTCTACCGCAAGCTTGATGGGTGTGGCCCAATCGGTGACTTTCCCCGATGGTTCACACCATGGCAGAGGAAGCTAAATGACGCTGCCACGTCGAGGGGGATGATTGTACCTGACGCTCAGTTGATCGAGACCACTCATTTTACGTTTAGCCCACCGAACACTCTATCCAGCTCCTCACCCTCGTCGCGCGGCTTCATCGATGGTAGTTTCGACGCATCTGGATCCGAAGACAAGCTATCTAGCAAGCTGTGTTCTGGTTGCCCTGACGGTCTGGGACCTGCCATAGATCTACTCGGTTGTAGTAGCTTCTCTTCGCGGTCCAACCACCCGGGCGCAACCCGTCTCTTCTCTGCGAGATCGCGCTGCACAATGGACTCCTCCCAATTCTGAATGGCCTTCTCCGCATCGGTGCGGTTTTTATTGAGCAGTTCCTCAAGAGACTTGCACGATGCTAGGATTTCTTCGGCGGATGCGGCGTGCTCACCGCTCGCGGAGACCACATAGCGGGGCTTAGTGTCGGGGTTGTTGGGGTCGACTGTTACGGATGCCGGGAGTGTGGAAGGAAGTGATTTGTAGGTGTAGGGAAGGGTGACTGAGGAAGGGAGGTTGATGAAAGGAGAGACGGTCAAAGGGACTTGCGCCAGGAGTGGATGCGGGCCTGGACAAATAGACAGATAGATGATTAGTATATAAGCTGCGACAAGGGGATAAGAGGGGACTTACGGTAGGATTCATACATTACTGGTAAGTAACTGAGAGAAAGCTAACTCGGGAGAAAATTAGCCAAAGTAAAATAGCTAGGTCAGACGACGATCTGAGAGTGAAAATGGGGTtgttgtagttgttgttCAAGATCATGGGAGGTTATACTCCGGATTCATTGAGGGGGGAAACCCGCGTGACGCCATCGGTACCTTTTAATACGACAAACACAGggtacatactccgtactgtaaTACATAACTTGTGCGATCCGTGGATCTCCCAGATTTTGACCACCATCCGATGCCTTCCATATATTGTGTTATTCTCATACTGTTAGCTCCAAAAGATGTTAACCTTGATCTGGCGATACTTGGACTTAGTTGAAGCTCAGTTTTCGAAGCTGAAAGATTCTACCACCAGAGTAACGGATGAATGAGCTGGAGTCCAGCCGTATATTCATGTATGATTACGATTCCCAAATCATAACCGTCTCAATTCAAAGCACCAATAAGCCCATCACAAAATGGGTCATAACCTCGATATCTAGCGGCCTGGGAGAATGATACGCAAGCGGGACCACACCAGGAGGGGTGACTGGCTCTACCCGTTGCACGTATGTTCATCTTGAAGACAGAGCCAAGCTTTGCTGCTATGACGGAAGGGGTTCTCGACCCTTTGTGTACCTCGACTTATGCATTGGACTTCAGGTTGGTATGGTATTTCTACGTCAAACTTTCAATAATATAGTTGGGAAGATTTCCTATTAACGAACGAAAATGTATTGTTAGGTCGCTTAGTTTGGGATGATGAGAACTTCTCGAAATCAGCAAGAAATATTGCGTTGGTCAAGAAGGCTGACGGATGGTGGCTTGAAGCTGATGTCGAGCAGACCAACGGGGCTTACGAGCGACGGGCTCTTTGTCTAGAGGAACGGATCGAATGCTTCGAAGATGGCACCATAGAGTACGTTTGATGAGATGGACCTACCACTATCAAGGAGATTTGATGATCCTCAACTCTGCTCAACTGTTTTCCCTGACTCGTATAGAATGGGCCCCCAATATGTGAGGCTGTGATATACTGAACCGAATCAGTGAGAAGTAGACTGTAAATCAAGAAGGGGGATGTGTCGTAGGTAATATAGTTGTTGGTTATGGAGATTTATTGATAAATTACCAAACTAAACGTTACCTTAAATACTAAGTTTATATATCACAACTTCTCGTTGTCCCTAGACCTAGACCCTTATATGGTATGCGCTAGTATTGGGATATTTTTGATACGTAGTCTGTCCCGAACAATTGATGCGCTATCTATCTTAAGTTTAGCATATTATATCATTGAAGTTTGAAAGAAGCATCTTTGCCATCTCTACCATCGGTTACCACTGCTCCGCACTGAGTGTACCTTTCACTGCCTTTCAACCCCTGCCGAGCATCTCAGACTCCAAAACCTTGGATACGGCCTCGACTGcttccttgtttcttgttcttaATTATTCTAACACACGACCCACGTCTACTTTTTTCTTAAACACCCGTTTACTCCATACTCACTCCACTTAGCTAGTGTCCTTTCATTAGCTTCCTTGTTTCCCTGCTGGATTGGAAACTCTTTCTTATTTGcaaactttttttttttttctctctctctctaaaCGTGCCGCCCTCCCAACCTTAGGGTCAACCATATCTCAGCCTCAACTCGGGCGTTCGCCTCGCGTGTGAGATCCCGCCGCGCTCTAACCCCACCAAACATCGGTTCTCCGCGCTGTCAAGTCTCCCCCCTCCCAacccccttttcttcgctcCCGCTCTATCTACCGGGGCCTTGGATTCTTGTGATTTTCAAGATCCTAGTCGTGAGCCTTGCCGTCAATTTGATTCAAGATGGACCGCACAATAGCGCGAGCGGTGACGGAAAAGAAGCCAGTCCCGGAGATTGACTTCACGTTACATACCATGGAAGATGGCACTCAGGTGTCCACTTTGGAACGGGTTGTTAAAGGTAGGTCACGCAGCATCCCTTcacctttccccttttcgCCCTGACATTTTTGCGATCCTGCAGAGGTACAAGCGCCGGCCTTACAGACGCCGACGGACGAACAGTTCTGGTCCCCTGAGGACCCCTCCAAGCCAAACCTCCAATTTCTGAAGCAGCACTTTTATCGTGAAGGTCGTCTCACCGAAGACCAGGCGCTATGGATTATACAAGCGGGTACGCAGTTGTTGAAGGCAGAGCCGAATTTGCTCGAGATGGATGCCCCCATCACGGTGTGTGGCGACGTTCACGGACAATATTACGATTTGATGAAGCTTTTCGAAGTTGGCGGCGACCCCTCTGAGACGAGATATCTATTCTTAGGCGACTATGTTGACAGAGGTTATTTCAGCATTGAAGTGAGTTCCTTGGGCTTTCGTGCCGTCGCTGGGTTGTGTGGCGCAAATGGTCTGACCTTGTGCAGTGTGTTCTCTACCTCTGGTCCCTGAAGATCTGGTACCCGAATACGCTCTGGCTGTTGCGAGGTAACCACGAGTGCAGGCATTTGACAGATTACTTCACCTTCAAACTGGAGTGTAAGCACAAATACAGCGAGCGCATCTACGAAGCCTGCATCGAATCCTTTTGCTCCTTGCCGCTGGCGGCGGTCATGAACAAGCAGTTCCTGTGTATCCACGGTGGCCTAAGTCCTGAATTACACAcactggaggatatcaagtcGGTAAGTCTAGCAACTTCTGTCACAGTAGTAATGGCACGTGCTGATAGAGGCCGCAGATTGATCGTTTCAGGGAGCCTCCGACTCATGGCTTGATGTGCGACCTTCTGTGGGCTGATCCTCTGGAGGAATTCGGTCAGGAGAAGACTGGTGACTATTTCGTCCACAACAGTGTTCGAGGATGCTCCTACTTCTTCTCGTACCCCGCCGCCTGCGCTTTCCTGGAAAAGAACAACCTCCTCTCCATTATCCGTGCCCACGAGGCTCAGGATGCCGGATACCGCATGTATCggaaaacaagaaccacCGGTTTCCCTAGCGTGATGACCATCTTCAGTGCGCCGAACTATTTGGATGTGTACAACAACAAAGCTGCTGTCCTAAAGTACGAGAACAACGTGATGAATATCCGTCAATTCAACTGCACTCCTCACCCGTACTGGCTGCCAAACTTCATGGATGTGTTCACCTGGTCTCTTCCCTTCGTCGGAGAGAAGATTACCGATATGCTGATTGCTATCCTTAATACCTGCTCCAAGGAGGAATTGGAAGATGATACTCCTACGACCGTTTCACCTACGGGCCCGCCCTCTCCCCCTGTTCCGATGGACGTCGAATCCAGTGAATTCAAGCGACGTGCAATTAAGAACAAGATTCTTGCCATCGGTCGTCTTTCACGAGTCTTCCAGGTGTTGCGTGAGGAGTCCGAAAGGGTCACAGAACTTAAGACAGCTACCGGTGGTCGCCTTCCCGCGGGTACTTTGATGCTGGGAGCAGAGGGAATTAAGCAGGCCATCACGAACTTCGAGGATGCCCGTAAGGTTGACTTGCAAAACGAGCGTCTGCCCCCAAGTAGTGAAGAGGTTTAT is a window from the Aspergillus oryzae RIB40 DNA, chromosome 6 genome containing:
- a CDS encoding serine/threonine-protein phosphatase 2B catalytic subunit (serine-threonine phosphatase 2B, catalytic subunit); translation: MDRTIARAVTEKKPVPEIDFTLHTMEDGTQVSTLERVVKEVQAPALQTPTDEQFWSPEDPSKPNLQFLKQHFYREGRLTEDQALWIIQAGTQLLKAEPNLLEMDAPITVCGDVHGQYYDLMKLFEVGGDPSETRYLFLGDYVDRGYFSIECVLYLWSLKIWYPNTLWLLRGNHECRHLTDYFTFKLECKHKYSERIYEACIESFCSLPLAAVMNKQFLCIHGGLSPELHTLEDIKSIDRFREPPTHGLMCDLLWADPLEEFGQEKTGDYFVHNSVRGCSYFFSYPAACAFLEKNNLLSIIRAHEAQDAGYRMYRKTRTTGFPSVMTIFSAPNYLDVYNNKAAVLKYENNVMNIRQFNCTPHPYWLPNFMDVFTWSLPFVGEKITDMLIAILNTCSKEELEDDTPTTVSPTGPPSPPVPMDVESSEFKRRAIKNKILAIGRLSRVFQVLREESERVTELKTATGGRLPAGTLMLGAEGIKQAITNFEDARKVDLQNERLPPSSEEVYKRSEEERQAALERAQREADNDAGLATVARRISM
- a CDS encoding Voldacs domain-containing protein (predicted protein), whose product is MEPLQTPPETSSFVLLADHQSRTPSSFHSGPAVLHYHSKHCKLSILEHELQANPILNSLRSADATPTANGTENQNGSDAEGKEIVIDGVDVWVTSDKFLLYNPTHQKGLSIPYPSISLHAVQRLTLPDTQSEVQGLYMQIAVPEQPGVAQEDDFEECITLTVVPPPESQQQQQSEEDNKPDETPTQALYNAVSACSNLHPDPMSDDEDEEGGSGLLSSGLVEMGSGDGGLPPPVDGSSGWITADNMHEFFDEEGNWIGGGEEPTLSLGPGAGTVRAREGEDGDGDREMQEDEETKWRRTD
- a CDS encoding uncharacterized protein (predicted protein), producing MYESYRPHPLLAQVPLTVSPFINLPSSVTLPYTYKSLPSTLPASVTVDPNNPDTKPRYVVSASGEHAASAEEILASCKSLEELLNKNRTDAEKAIQNWEESIVQRDLAEKRRVAPGWLDREEKLLQPSRSMAGPRPSGQPEHSLLDSLSSDPDASKLPSMKPRDEGEELDRVFGGLNVK